The following are encoded together in the Lathyrus oleraceus cultivar Zhongwan6 chromosome 3, CAAS_Psat_ZW6_1.0, whole genome shotgun sequence genome:
- the LOC127126352 gene encoding transcription initiation factor IIB-2 codes for MSDAFCSDCKRQTEVVFDHSAGDAVCSECGLVLESHSIDETSEWRTFANESGDNDPVRVGGPNNPLLTDGGLSTVIAKPNGASGDFLSSSLGRWQNRGSNPDRGLILAFKTIGTMSERLGLVGTVKDRANEIYKRVEDQKSSRGRNQDALLAACLYIACRQEEIPRTVKEICSIANGATKKEIGRAKEYIVKQLGLENGGQSVEMGTIHAGDFMRRFCSNLGMNNQAVKAAQESVTKSEEFDIRRSPISIAAAVIYIITQLSDDKKPLKDISLATGVAEGTIRNSYKDLYPHVSKIIPNWYAKEEDLKNLSSP; via the exons ATGTCTGATGCATTTTGCAGCGATTGCAAGCGGCAGACGGAGGTGGTTTTCGATCACTCGGCGGGGGACGCCGTCTGTTCGGAGTGTGGCCTCGTGTTGGAATCTCACTCCATTGATGAGACCTCTGAGTGGCGAACATTCGCCAACGAGTCTGGCGACAACGATCCCGTACGTGTCGGAGGTCCTAACAACCCTCTCCTCACCGACGGCGGTCTCTCCACCGTCATTGCCAAGCCTAACGGCGCCTCTGGTGATTTCCTTTCCTCCTCTCTTGGCCGTTGGCAGAATCGCGGCTCCAATCCCGATCGTGGCTTGATCCTTGCTTTCAAAACAATTGGCACCATGTCTGAGAG GTTGGGACTGGTTGGAACCGTCAAG GATCGGGCTAATGAAATATACAAGCGGGTTGAAGATCAGAAATCCAGTAGGGGAAGAAATCAGGATGCATTGTTGGCTGCTTGCCTCTACATTGCTTGTCGACAGGAAGAAATACCGCGCACTGTAAAAG AAATTTGCTCAATTGCCAATGGAGCCACTAAGAAGGAAATTGGCCGAGCAAAAGAATACATTGTGAAGCAACTGGGTTTGGAAAATGGTGGTCAAAGTGTAGAAATGGGAACAATACATGCTGGGGACTTCATG AGACGATTTTGTTCCAATCTTGGTATGAATAATCAGGCTGTTAAAGCTGCTCAGGAATCTGTTACGAAATCTGAAGAATTTGATATAAG GAGAAGTCCCATATCAATTGCTGCTGCAGTTATATACATCATTACTCAACTTTCAGATGACAAGAAACCTCTCAAAG ATATATCACTTGCCACAGGAGTTGCAGAAGGAACCATTCGGAACTCGTACAAGGATCTTTATCCTCATGTTTCAAAGATAATACCAAATTGGTATGCAAAGGAGGAGGATTTGAAGAACCTTTCTAGCCCTTGA